From the genome of uncultured Bacteroides sp.:
TTTACTTCTATAAAATTTCTTTTTATTGAAATTGAATCCAGCATAAATCCGGATAGTTCCAAAGCTATTGTTCAGATAAAAGTTTTCGGTTCTATAATCATAAGTATGCATTACCAATGATGCACCGACAAAGTATTTAGAATTATTGTATACAACTCCTGCCCGGGTTACTAAATCCAGATTCATGTCTTTAAGGGTAGGTAGTATTCTGTCACCGGAATCCATTTTCGATTTTTTGTAGGCTATTGCAGGTGCCACGGATATGTTTGCCAGAAAGTTTTTGGCAAATACCCAATTGTATGTATAGCCAAAGCTAAGGCTATAGTCCGAATAACTGATCTCCTTAAATTTCAATGCATCACTTAATTTTATCAGTATAGGAGCCGGTAACTGGGTATGATCAAATTTAATATTATGCTGAGAATATGAAAATCCTGCTATGAAAGAACCCGCGCTACGACGTTGATTGCTTGACTGACTGTAAGCCGCCGGGTAAGAAAACTTTTTGTTGTTAAAGACCCAATAAGCGTTTAGTCCCTTTATCGCAACCGAAAAACCGTTAATATCAGTAGCAATAGCCGGATATTCATTGTCTTCAAAAATACCACTTGTACTTCTCAACTTGAAATTACTACCACTTTTTCGGTAATAAACATCGCCTCCAATCATGGGGCTATAAAGACTTAATCCAAATTCTGTTTTTTTATTTGATAGCTTTTTCTTTCCAAAAATATCACTCAGGTCGACAGACCATCCCAGGAAAATCCATCTCCACCCAAAGTATGCGCCTAGCTTATAACTCATATTGGGCGAAATTGTTAATCGCTGAGGATTCTCTTCCTTGCTTTCAAATATATAATATTCATACCAGTTACTGTTTTCCAACATAAATGCATAATTAAACTTATTTGGCTCCACATAACTGGTATCAATTTCGTTTATTTTATGTCCAATTGTATTTACATTTTCTTTTGCTTTCTCTTTCAGTTCTTTTCCGAACTTATAAAAGTCTGTTTTTTCATCCTGAGCCAACAAAATAAATGTTGAAGATAAAAGAAAGTATAAGAAGGCAAACGCTAATTTCATCAATAATAACTTAGTAATTTTGAACTAAATTTTACCAAGGATTTTATCCATAACCCAATTTGTTGGTGTAGCACTGATACCATCACAAGCACAGATTGATTTCCCTTGTAAGTGATGAATAACAGATTCAATGAGATTATACTGAATATGTTCGGGGTTCTCTATTACAAATTCTTCTCTACCTTTTTCTGTGTGCAGGGCAATTGGATCAAATGTAAATGTAGAAAAACAAAGCATACCCTTATCGCCAATTACTTCAATTCTGTCTTCTTTTGCAGAAGAGTGAGCAACAAAACACCATGAACCTGAGCCTACCAGTCCTGAATCGAACTGGAAACAAGCACTTACGGTATCTTCTGCTTTATATAAACCGGCGCGATTGCTTTTAAAACCTTCAGCTTCAAGGATACAGCCAAATATATCCTGAAGAATATCCAGTTGGTGAGATGCTAGATCATAGAAATAACCTCCGCCTGCAATATCCGGTTGAACTCTCCATGGGAGATTTTCTTTATTGTAGTCCAGATCGTATGGAGGTTGAGCGAAACGTATTTGTACATTAATTACGTTTCCGATAGCTCCTTCCTGAATCAATTCTTTGACTTTTATAAAATAGGGCAGGTAACGTCTGTAGTAGGCAACAAAGCATGGAACCCCTGTTTCCTGGGAAATTCTGTTGATACGAGTACATTCCTCGTAACTGCTAGCCATTGGTTTTTCTATATAAACCGGCTTACCTGCTTTCATGGCCATAATGGCATAAGTAGCATGTGAAGAGGGTGGGGTAGCTATGTAAACAGCATCAACTTCCGGATCCTCAATTAGTTCCATCGCATCAGTATACCATTTCTTAATGCCTCTTTTTTCAGCATAGTTTTTAGCTTTTTCTTCGTCTCGACTCATTACTGCAACAACAGTAGAACCTTCAATTTTCTTAAAAGCAGGTCCACTTTTCTTTTCTGTTACGTTTCCACAACCAATAAATCCCCATTTAATCATATTCGTTAATCCTCTTTATTTATCTTATAACAAAATTTACAGTTAATCGAATTGCAAATATATTGTTTTTAATTACTTTTGTCATAACAAAACATAAATAAACTGATAAAAAACACTCTATAAATGGAAAATCAAACATCAAAAATAGTATTTTATAAATCACGTAGTCTGGCAGGACGTTTCTCTGCTGCATTCGATTTTATAGAAAATAATTTTAAAGTTCTGGCTAAGTTCAGCTCTTTTATAATTTTGCCTGTTGCAGTTCTTATCTCATTGTTTTTTATTGTATACAATAATTTTGCAGCACAGATTGTTCAAGGCAATATTACAGCTACGGGGGTAACCCAATATGTGGTTTTACTATCTGCCTTAGTATTGGTATGTATAGTCGGAGATATTCTTTTTAAAGGAACAGTTTTTGCATTGGTAAAAGAATATTCATTGCGAGAGTCCATTGCACGCTTGTCATTCAAAGAAATGAAAAACAAGCTGGTTGCTAATATCAAACGCTTTTTAATTGTTAGTTTGGTTTTGGCATTACTCCTTATTGTCTACGTGGCTTTATTAGCAGGCTTGCTATTCCTTTCTCCATGGACGTTGGTACTTACTTTCCCATTCTTACTTTTCATAACTGTACCTTTCACTTATGCACAAGAAATTTATATGTTTGAGGATGTAAAAGTAATGACTGCAGTGAAGAAAGGTTTTAAATTAGGTATTCCCAATTGGGCCGGAATATTTTTTCTTTTAATTCTGGCAGAAATATTTGCTTTAATTATTCAAGGCATAGCATTCACTCCCTGGGGAGTTGGTTCTTTTGTTCAGTCTTTATCCTTTAGTTCAATTCTTGATGGGAATACTTCAACTTTACCAACCTATTTCAGTATCTTAATGTTTGTGTTGAGTGTGATAGGTTACTTTGTTTCTTATCTGGCACAGTTGCTTCCAACAATATCAATGATGTTCCAGTACTTTAGTGCAACTCAAAAACAGGTAGAGAAAGATTTGGAACTAAATCAACCTTTATAATATTTCTTATATATACGCTTGTATTCTTCACTCTTGGTAAACGATTTAAGCCAAGAGTTAAGGGTATCTAGCAATACAGGAGAGTGTTTACTTACTCCCCATGAATAGAACTGGGTAAAACTTATATCAGTATGAATATCTAGTTGTGGAAATGAATCGATTGATGCTAAAGCTATGCTTTGATCACATACTGCATAACTAATATTTCCGTGGGCTACCAGAGCCATAAGTTGTTCTGAACCATATTTCTCCACTTCTTTAATATAAATAGCTTCGCCTATTTCATTGCTTAGGTTTTTGATGCGAAGGATAGAAGGGGAGCCCTTTTCTACATGCAGAATTTTATGTGCCAGGTCTAGCTGACTTTTAATAAATGCAGGATTACCTTTTCCGGCCTTTCTTTGAACTAAAACTTGTTTATTAAGAACTATAGGAGTGGTTAGCAGAATGGAATCTTTAAGTTCGGTGGTAACCGGAATATTGTAAGCAATAATATCAAATTTGCCATTGGAAAGCCCTTTTAACCGTTTATCAAAACTCATCTCAGGAGTTATTTCCAGGCGCAATCCTTTATCCTTAGCAAAAGCATTTATAAGTTCGTATTGAAATCCTGAGATTGTATCTCCGTCTACATAATAGCTCAAAGAGTTATATTCTGTAACTACCCGAAGAATTTTGGATTTCTTAATTTCGGCATAGTCACGTGGTTTCCCTGTTTCTGATTCTTCCCGGGTAAAGAAAATGGCGAGAATGATCAATACTATCCCAGGAATCAAATACTTAATATATTTACCTTTTAACTTCATGTTATTAATCGTAGAAGTTCCAGGAAATACCTATTTTAAATAGGCGAGGGTTGATTGGGTAATGAGGTACATAGAAAGAGTTAGATCCACCGGAACTCTGATTAACATGATAGTACATTACAAAGAATCGTGTACGTTTCAGATGCAAATTAGCATATAGGTTTACAACAGGATATCCGCCAATCTTAGTATACTTATCAGTATTTGTTGCATCTTGTAAATTGAATGTTCCAATAGCAGGAGTATAATCCGGTGCATAGTATTTGCTGAAGTAACGAACATCAGCTCCCAATTGCAAGCTCAGGACTTTCTTTGCCAGCTTTGTTTCCAGATACAAGTTGTGGTAAAGAGACAGTTCAGGAAGTGGTAAAATGCTATTGTTCGACGACTTTTGATAAGTCACTTCATTATCTAAATGGAGAATACCAGCCTGGAAATTTTGTTTCAGACATGCACTTAGTATTTGTAAATTTTCGCTTGCCTGTACGGGTATTGCTTTACTGTTGAAGTATGTGTAATTCTTAATGTTTTCTATGCCAATATTAATATTGGTTCCTAATCTCTTGAAAGATAATTCTCCTTCTACGTGTGTTTTGAATTCTTTAGAGAAATTATTATTATCCCACCAGAAATGGTTTGAGTGATAATGACGCATATAAAAAGATGGCAATGTATTGCTAACATTTCCGCGGGCAATAAGTGCAACAGTATCTTTCAGCAAACGGAAATTAAGGCGAACATCCCCTTTTAAACGAAATTGACCGATACTTTCCTTAAGCATTCCCACTTCTCCAATAGCTGTATAATTGATTAGCCTGCCTTCTTTTCTCGATAATTCACCTCCTACATAGACTTCATTTTCAGTAAATTTATCTGTAGTTATGGAATCAGCATTCATTAAGTTATACTGGCGAAGTTCGTGAGAAATAAATCCGGTTAATCCAGCCTGAGCATATTTATTAAATCCTTCCAGAAGTGCTATCCCAAATGTGTTTTTAATAGATGTATAGCTGGTAGAATCTCTGGATGAAAGATTACTTCCGTTTAAATATGTATTTTCGTAATAATCTTTATCTTCAGAGTATGCAACAAATTTTTTGTGAGCTCTTTCATATTTCATAGTATGAATAAAGCTTGTAACCGGAACAAATTCTATTACCTTTTCTTCTTTTTGTTCTTTGGCTTCACCATTCTCAGCTTTTTTACCGTTTCCTTTTTTCTCTTCTTTTAATTTATCTAATTCCTTTATATCTTTAATCTTTTCTCTTTTAAATCCTAAATTATAGCGATGAGTCAAAAATACATAAGAGTCATGGTTCTTATTCCATGTATCAGTGAAATTAACCGGAATATTGGCTGGTTCATATTGCTTTTTACCTTCACTCATGGCTAGCGGATTTGTAATATAGCGATCATCTGCTATACCACCGTTTTCCATCATTTTTATACTGAAGTTGTTGTATAAAAGATGTGCCTGATATTGATCTCCAATATAACTACCAAAAAGAGCTCCGTTAAAATGAGAGGTCGACTGGTCTGTATAGAATCCACGGCCATATTGATAGTCAATATTAAATCCAAATGCTAAACGTTTGCTTACATTTACAGAAAAATAACTTTTGAAACGTTCTTCGCCATCTACTTTTGATCCTGATTTAAAGTAAGTTATATTAGTGTATGGTAAACGTGAATTTGCAAATTTAAAATTCTGTGGGGTAACAAAAAAACTTGAATAAGGATCAATAAACAA
Proteins encoded in this window:
- a CDS encoding DUF4421 domain-containing protein, whose protein sequence is MKLAFAFLYFLLSSTFILLAQDEKTDFYKFGKELKEKAKENVNTIGHKINEIDTSYVEPNKFNYAFMLENSNWYEYYIFESKEENPQRLTISPNMSYKLGAYFGWRWIFLGWSVDLSDIFGKKKLSNKKTEFGLSLYSPMIGGDVYYRKSGSNFKLRSTSGIFEDNEYPAIATDINGFSVAIKGLNAYWVFNNKKFSYPAAYSQSSNQRRSAGSFIAGFSYSQHNIKFDHTQLPAPILIKLSDALKFKEISYSDYSLSFGYTYNWVFAKNFLANISVAPAIAYKKSKMDSGDRILPTLKDMNLDLVTRAGVVYNNSKYFVGASLVMHTYDYRTENFYLNNSFGTIRIYAGFNFNKKKFYRSKQ
- a CDS encoding Gfo/Idh/MocA family oxidoreductase; the encoded protein is MIKWGFIGCGNVTEKKSGPAFKKIEGSTVVAVMSRDEEKAKNYAEKRGIKKWYTDAMELIEDPEVDAVYIATPPSSHATYAIMAMKAGKPVYIEKPMASSYEECTRINRISQETGVPCFVAYYRRYLPYFIKVKELIQEGAIGNVINVQIRFAQPPYDLDYNKENLPWRVQPDIAGGGYFYDLASHQLDILQDIFGCILEAEGFKSNRAGLYKAEDTVSACFQFDSGLVGSGSWCFVAHSSAKEDRIEVIGDKGMLCFSTFTFDPIALHTEKGREEFVIENPEHIQYNLIESVIHHLQGKSICACDGISATPTNWVMDKILGKI
- a CDS encoding transporter substrate-binding domain-containing protein, with the translated sequence MKLKGKYIKYLIPGIVLIILAIFFTREESETGKPRDYAEIKKSKILRVVTEYNSLSYYVDGDTISGFQYELINAFAKDKGLRLEITPEMSFDKRLKGLSNGKFDIIAYNIPVTTELKDSILLTTPIVLNKQVLVQRKAGKGNPAFIKSQLDLAHKILHVEKGSPSILRIKNLSNEIGEAIYIKEVEKYGSEQLMALVAHGNISYAVCDQSIALASIDSFPQLDIHTDISFTQFYSWGVSKHSPVLLDTLNSWLKSFTKSEEYKRIYKKYYKG
- a CDS encoding putative porin, with the translated sequence MKRILLIYILLMTLSQAYVHAQISESRMGSRNQDNETKNDSSKVSTASIDPKLYMWNVDERLGNRQMIPADTIYHNFQNENLVEGMTGHNNYLGNLGSPSMSRIFFDRPVESSQYLFIDPYSSFFVTPQNFKFANSRLPYTNITYFKSGSKVDGEERFKSYFSVNVSKRLAFGFNIDYQYGRGFYTDQSTSHFNGALFGSYIGDQYQAHLLYNNFSIKMMENGGIADDRYITNPLAMSEGKKQYEPANIPVNFTDTWNKNHDSYVFLTHRYNLGFKREKIKDIKELDKLKEEKKGNGKKAENGEAKEQKEEKVIEFVPVTSFIHTMKYERAHKKFVAYSEDKDYYENTYLNGSNLSSRDSTSYTSIKNTFGIALLEGFNKYAQAGLTGFISHELRQYNLMNADSITTDKFTENEVYVGGELSRKEGRLINYTAIGEVGMLKESIGQFRLKGDVRLNFRLLKDTVALIARGNVSNTLPSFYMRHYHSNHFWWDNNNFSKEFKTHVEGELSFKRLGTNINIGIENIKNYTYFNSKAIPVQASENLQILSACLKQNFQAGILHLDNEVTYQKSSNNSILPLPELSLYHNLYLETKLAKKVLSLQLGADVRYFSKYYAPDYTPAIGTFNLQDATNTDKYTKIGGYPVVNLYANLHLKRTRFFVMYYHVNQSSGGSNSFYVPHYPINPRLFKIGISWNFYD